One Rhodospirillales bacterium DNA segment encodes these proteins:
- a CDS encoding transposase, with translation MLAALAEAHRAGRLAFFGRLTALACARAFAAVLAPLKKTKWFVYAKRPFAGPDAVLTYLSRYTHRVAISNRRLVACDDEGVRFRWKDYRADGHARWKTMTLPVAEFIRRFLLHVLPFGFHRIRHYGFLANGQRRTAVDHARVLLAAKPEAPDDRTVPADGSGDAAASSADAAPPKAHRCPCCGGVMIVVETFRRGGVPASRTAAAASVIGIDSS, from the coding sequence ATGCTGGCGGCGCTGGCCGAGGCGCACCGGGCCGGCCGCCTCGCCTTCTTCGGCCGCCTCACGGCGCTCGCCTGTGCCCGCGCCTTCGCGGCCGTCCTCGCCCCGCTGAAAAAGACGAAGTGGTTCGTCTATGCCAAGCGGCCGTTCGCCGGGCCGGACGCGGTGCTCACCTATCTTTCGCGCTACACCCACCGCGTCGCCATCTCCAACCGCCGGCTGGTCGCCTGCGACGACGAAGGCGTCCGCTTTCGCTGGAAGGATTACCGCGCCGACGGGCACGCTCGCTGGAAGACGATGACGCTCCCGGTGGCCGAGTTCATCCGCCGCTTCCTCCTCCACGTCCTGCCGTTCGGCTTCCACCGCATCCGCCACTACGGGTTCTTGGCCAACGGCCAACGTCGCACCGCCGTCGACCACGCCCGGGTGCTGCTGGCGGCGAAGCCGGAGGCGCCGGATGATCGGACGGTGCCCGCCGACGGAAGCGGCGATGCCGCGGCCAGCTCCGCCGACGCCGCCCCGCCGAAAGCGCACCGCTGTCCCTGCTGCGGCGGGGTGATGATCGTCGTCGAAACCTTCCGGCGCGGCGGCGTCCCCGCATCCCGAACGGCGGCCGCGGCGTCGGTCATCGGGATCGACAGCTCATGA
- a CDS encoding glycosyltransferase, protein MQPFFGPVCIVTPDLIGPIANGGIGTSCTALAEFLADGGFDVSLLLTLPESEQRPDTGWRLRYERRGIAIHVLSQQSTPDGKTLAYEPNHPHLIRSLHAYEWLAARTFRIIFFMDWQGAGFHSLSAKALGLAFRDTWLVVHVHSPTVWHSLYSHEPFTQPDQLLTSFLERRSVELADFVLSPTHYMLDWMTGFGWNVARQRVVLPNLVPQGPVGQQQGVRGSGMVRNVVFFGRLERRKGLELFCDAIDRIEASGGQLPAVVFLGKFGKVGGSHSGVYILNRAAGWRTPIRLLCGLDQPGALAWLIENDALAVIPSAMDNAPYTIAECISFGVPFIARATGGVPEMIASEDHERCLVGDNPAELTQKILDAVARPAVCPRLAPWMQEPPARWNTFLASLLRQTPPRPAPDDGNLTPLVSVCIVHKDRPKLLSQAIRSVQLQSYRPIEVILVDDGSVGAEAIALLELLERDFRRLGWRIVRQANRYLGAARNVAAREARGDWILFLDDDNVCKPDQVRTLVGCAQTSGADVLTSPMDVFEGDDEPGPDTRIVERFLPVGGALAYGLFRNGYGDACALYKRSTFEALGGFSEDYGLGCEDYEFFARAALSGAKVMAAPGALFWYRRQKNSMLRATSEIANGLRALRPYISSTNADLREVALTAHGVLAASNMVSATQPLLLALKKAKESLFSCEFQAGFWRSWAMAILSDVVADLDGDDEPSSAKCIQRMALLCICCAHREAASELIECSVGPRNCSNKFNDTANAILLLADGHAFRLDMLPDSITLRAFIAASWYIKMNQSALDTIAGIIAKDSASLPALFIPEIVDAIKARAYVDAADMSIAIMKACEWQYTGAHIDIEQAICNGYFKGGVEHYIKHGHSERRHWAIADAVFSLFPRFPDPTSYFLTCRSMRDPTPHIA, encoded by the coding sequence ATGCAGCCGTTCTTCGGCCCCGTCTGCATCGTCACCCCCGACCTGATCGGCCCGATCGCCAATGGCGGTATCGGCACCTCGTGCACCGCGCTCGCCGAGTTTCTCGCCGACGGCGGCTTCGATGTCTCACTGCTGCTCACCCTGCCGGAGAGCGAGCAGCGCCCTGACACCGGGTGGCGGCTGCGCTATGAACGGCGCGGCATCGCGATCCACGTCCTGTCGCAGCAATCGACGCCCGACGGCAAGACGCTCGCCTACGAGCCCAATCATCCGCACCTGATCCGATCTCTGCACGCCTATGAATGGCTGGCGGCACGGACGTTCCGGATCATCTTCTTCATGGACTGGCAAGGCGCAGGGTTCCACAGTTTGTCGGCGAAGGCGCTGGGGCTCGCGTTTCGCGACACCTGGCTTGTCGTCCACGTGCACTCTCCGACGGTCTGGCACAGCCTCTACTCGCACGAGCCGTTCACCCAGCCGGATCAGCTGCTGACGTCGTTCCTGGAGCGGCGGAGCGTCGAGTTGGCGGACTTCGTGCTGTCGCCGACGCACTACATGCTCGATTGGATGACGGGCTTCGGCTGGAACGTCGCGCGCCAGCGGGTCGTGCTGCCCAACCTCGTTCCGCAGGGACCAGTGGGACAGCAGCAGGGGGTGCGTGGATCCGGCATGGTGCGAAACGTCGTCTTCTTCGGCCGGCTCGAACGACGCAAGGGGCTGGAGCTGTTCTGCGATGCGATCGACAGGATAGAAGCGTCCGGCGGGCAGCTACCCGCGGTGGTGTTCCTCGGCAAGTTCGGGAAGGTCGGCGGCAGCCATTCTGGAGTGTATATCCTGAACCGCGCCGCGGGCTGGCGCACCCCGATCCGGCTGCTGTGCGGGCTCGACCAGCCCGGCGCCCTTGCTTGGCTGATCGAGAATGACGCTTTGGCCGTGATCCCTTCGGCGATGGACAACGCCCCCTATACGATCGCCGAATGCATTTCGTTCGGCGTGCCGTTCATCGCGCGTGCGACGGGCGGCGTGCCGGAGATGATCGCGAGCGAGGATCATGAACGCTGTCTGGTGGGAGACAATCCGGCCGAGCTGACGCAGAAGATCCTCGATGCGGTTGCACGCCCGGCGGTTTGTCCGCGACTGGCGCCCTGGATGCAAGAGCCGCCCGCGCGGTGGAACACATTTCTTGCGTCGCTGCTCCGCCAGACTCCGCCGCGGCCGGCACCCGACGATGGCAATCTGACGCCGCTGGTCTCCGTCTGCATCGTTCACAAGGACCGGCCGAAGCTGCTGTCACAGGCGATCCGATCGGTGCAGCTGCAGTCGTATCGGCCGATCGAGGTGATCCTCGTCGACGATGGCAGTGTCGGGGCGGAGGCGATCGCGCTGCTGGAGTTGCTGGAGAGGGATTTCCGCCGGCTTGGCTGGCGGATTGTCCGGCAGGCGAACCGTTACCTCGGTGCGGCGCGCAATGTGGCCGCCCGCGAGGCGCGCGGCGACTGGATCCTGTTTCTCGATGACGACAACGTCTGCAAGCCGGATCAAGTGCGGACGCTGGTTGGCTGCGCCCAGACTTCGGGTGCCGATGTATTGACATCCCCCATGGACGTATTCGAAGGAGACGACGAACCCGGCCCGGACACTCGCATCGTGGAACGATTCCTTCCTGTCGGCGGTGCGCTCGCTTACGGACTGTTCCGGAACGGGTATGGCGACGCGTGTGCGCTCTACAAGCGTTCGACATTCGAGGCGCTTGGCGGCTTCAGTGAAGATTATGGACTAGGTTGCGAGGATTACGAGTTTTTCGCTCGCGCGGCTTTGTCGGGCGCGAAGGTGATGGCTGCCCCAGGCGCCCTATTCTGGTACCGCCGACAGAAGAATTCGATGTTGAGAGCGACGTCGGAAATCGCAAATGGGTTGCGGGCTTTGCGCCCGTATATCTCGTCGACCAACGCTGATCTACGTGAGGTGGCCCTAACCGCACACGGTGTGCTTGCTGCATCGAACATGGTGTCTGCAACCCAGCCGTTGCTGCTGGCGCTGAAGAAGGCAAAGGAGAGCTTGTTTTCATGTGAATTCCAAGCCGGGTTCTGGCGTTCTTGGGCCATGGCGATTCTCAGCGACGTCGTAGCTGATCTGGACGGAGATGATGAACCTAGCTCCGCTAAGTGCATCCAAAGGATGGCGCTACTATGTATTTGTTGCGCCCATCGTGAGGCCGCGTCGGAACTTATAGAATGCTCTGTGGGTCCAAGAAATTGCAGCAATAAATTTAATGATACTGCCAACGCTATTTTATTACTAGCTGATGGCCACGCGTTCCGTCTAGATATGTTGCCTGACTCGATTACCCTGCGAGCATTTATCGCAGCTAGCTGGTATATAAAGATGAATCAATCTGCTCTCGACACGATAGCGGGCATAATTGCAAAGGACAGTGCAAGCTTACCTGCGTTGTTCATTCCTGAAATCGTCGATGCAATCAAGGCACGGGCATATGTCGACGCGGCCGACATGTCGATCGCTATTATGAAGGCTTGTGAGTGGCAGTATACTGGCGCACATATAGATATAGAGCAGGCGATTTGTAATGGTTATTTCAAGGGAGGCGTAGAGCATTATATCAAGCATGGGCACTCTGAAAGGCGCCATTGGGCTATCGCAGATGCAGTATTTTCTTTGTTTCCACGTTTTCCAGATCCGACTTCATACTTTCTTACATGTAGAAGCATGCGCGATCCGACGCCTCATATTGCATAA
- a CDS encoding class I SAM-dependent methyltransferase, which produces MADIPYLSARVREAEALLRTAIKELVTATNNPYIPFAPSIEQELLDECRVLRSRYTLLEFMPKNAVCAEVGTRFGHFAKEIRKKTSPAKFHIIDIDLQLFEREEFDGDIQGGRVHLHEGDSSTILNSFTENYFDWIYIDAQHSYEGFVKDLNASVKKLKPDGFIVCNDYTVYSAPEVYHYGVLRGVNEFCTTHRWKMSFLR; this is translated from the coding sequence ATGGCTGACATTCCATATTTGAGCGCTCGTGTTCGTGAAGCGGAAGCATTACTTCGGACAGCAATTAAAGAACTAGTAACAGCAACAAACAATCCTTATATTCCGTTCGCACCCAGCATAGAACAGGAATTGCTAGACGAGTGTAGGGTGCTCCGCTCACGATACACGCTACTTGAGTTTATGCCGAAAAATGCAGTTTGTGCAGAAGTGGGAACCCGGTTTGGGCATTTTGCAAAAGAGATACGCAAGAAAACTTCGCCCGCAAAATTTCACATTATTGATATTGATCTACAGCTTTTCGAGCGGGAGGAATTTGACGGCGATATCCAAGGTGGACGTGTCCATTTACATGAAGGAGACTCATCTACAATTTTAAATTCATTTACGGAAAATTATTTTGATTGGATTTATATTGATGCGCAACATTCATACGAAGGATTTGTGAAGGATCTGAACGCCAGCGTGAAAAAATTGAAACCTGATGGCTTCATTGTTTGCAACGATTATACCGTATATTCTGCGCCTGAAGTTTACCACTACGGCGTTCTGAGGGGAGTAAATGAATTTTGCACAACGCACCGGTGGAAAATGAGCTTTTTGCGCTAA
- a CDS encoding sulfotransferase family 2 domain-containing protein — protein MAIHFASGRGAYFPAPKVACTSIKEAIYELEYGRPFTDEFVNGVCVNHVHLIYGTHPFARAFMDVDPKATKVALVRDPIKRILSAYRNRVVDLKDLSKDTLGVDVIEKSNLLPDPDADFFFTHLKEYMSISNSIDHHFCNVSAFLGEDLTYFDKVFRFEEFSEFKAFFSRLAERDVRFPHSKKSQFYVEFDSLSPRARDSIREHVHAEYRYLKGYYNNDH, from the coding sequence ATGGCAATACATTTTGCGAGCGGGCGCGGAGCATATTTCCCTGCGCCGAAAGTTGCATGCACATCGATAAAAGAGGCAATATACGAGCTTGAGTACGGCCGCCCATTTACTGATGAATTTGTAAATGGAGTTTGCGTTAACCACGTTCATCTTATTTATGGAACACATCCGTTTGCCCGCGCATTCATGGATGTCGATCCTAAGGCCACGAAAGTTGCTTTAGTGAGAGATCCCATTAAGCGAATACTGTCCGCTTATCGCAATCGAGTGGTTGATCTTAAGGACTTAAGCAAGGATACGTTGGGCGTTGACGTTATTGAAAAGTCAAATCTATTGCCGGATCCTGATGCCGACTTCTTTTTCACTCATCTTAAGGAATACATGAGTATATCAAACAGCATAGATCATCATTTTTGTAATGTCAGCGCGTTTCTTGGAGAAGATTTGACTTACTTTGATAAAGTGTTCAGGTTTGAAGAGTTTTCCGAGTTTAAAGCGTTTTTTTCCAGGCTTGCAGAGCGTGATGTGCGATTCCCGCATTCAAAGAAAAGTCAATTTTATGTCGAATTTGACTCGCTGTCTCCGAGAGCGAGGGATTCCATCAGAGAGCATGTACACGCAGAATATCGTTATCTTAAGGGTTATTATAATAATGATCATTAA
- a CDS encoding glycosyltransferase: protein MTGVPARLPRWPSETAAVAGVVDAVDDRGIFGWILDVEDQNSVVKFDIICCGNILSVGSTGISRIDVSTYLGCGENSGFFVAWHEFDLQILSELAHHRPDAVVEIYVPSRNKFLAKHTVGDLSVAQIMCFFPPEARPDVQRKVGLIEANAAETTDSFYTIGLPAGALIVQSKRVCFVTTEFHGLFKNGGIGTANTGLAIEFAEAGWEVTVLFIDCDDNGPRIRSEPFVDVAARYRSMGITLDYLPRYSEIFEQFRDIRRVSYAIYKYVRDKNYGVIYFNECGGQGFYTVMAAKAGVMAGNPKTLVVTHGPNDWTHELNSQQWAHSQLVVLSYMEKKCVEYADFVVSPSEYLLHWMKAHDWILPKSLYVEQNIVSVAGRQAVLPNAASSGRSISEIVFFGRQEVRKGVVLFCDALDRAIASGVSLAGVTITFLGKIWKIGAMNSAAYILSRSTKWGTKVRFLAGLGQIEANAYLGGAGRLAVIPSLAENSPCVVAECLQLSIPFIATSTGGTGELVAEEDRSRCLVPPQSAALAERIAACLKDGQQPSRMAIEQPLTRQRWRDFMKLSEEAPARLEKAEAGSAPGAAESADIESDGAPKPRVSICLVHYERPHFLQQAFESILAQTYPNIELVVIDDGSQQPRTLEYLREIEKGEWGIPVKVVRQHNKYLGAARNTGVRNASGEYLLFVDDDNLLMPHAVSDFIRAAQRFGADIVTGVPYSFHHRHRPDPEFDGEIRTLPLGGCAEVGFFENCYGDANALVSRRAHEIVGGFHEVHGQAVEDWEFFAKATLKGLKVEVLPKPTFWYRVLESGMFVKSDPVANARRIANVYLGYPIRNVARMLELSWEIDREQRFRMLQIAAQEGETHETLVRLSDVDPESKDAKQLLLQYMVEQRRVQEALDFALHNDVALVEDVTVAAREQMARDARDELDRYHAIVKTRLDITDHVRGRAEALFGVEGRIIDAGGVLAFTASFDAAVVRVEKVCPSGAEVITAKCAASGQFMGYEACLVVCSSGVSVDLDAGDLSAHPGVYASGWTEMTPSGEVSFRTPIGRGRADEPHDIFLIARGRSEASGVCELAWRQFEVEIAHVGASQKSVIRPRFAPRRLSERIIAEKGQPLTRSGVAPADLKWFVPGYPTTLHPIHEALAAIRVPRILPTGALGARVTVSVANEKAHPILFGVWMHPNSQLIADETQLSEAEFFSGWLKVVEKNVHKSVQVEAPQPLVEPYDIYIGSRVVGQPNVWFCHALVHDVSVLVETN from the coding sequence TTGACCGGTGTGCCTGCTCGTCTCCCCAGGTGGCCGAGCGAGACCGCGGCAGTCGCTGGGGTAGTCGATGCTGTTGACGACCGGGGGATATTCGGTTGGATACTCGATGTTGAAGATCAAAACAGTGTAGTAAAGTTTGATATTATTTGTTGTGGAAATATTTTGTCTGTCGGAAGCACTGGCATATCAAGGATAGATGTAAGTACTTATTTAGGGTGCGGTGAAAATTCTGGATTTTTTGTCGCTTGGCATGAGTTTGATTTGCAAATTCTGTCAGAGCTGGCCCACCACAGGCCGGACGCCGTGGTTGAAATCTACGTTCCATCCCGAAACAAGTTCTTGGCGAAGCATACAGTTGGAGATCTTTCGGTCGCCCAAATTATGTGCTTTTTCCCACCTGAGGCTCGCCCGGACGTCCAGCGGAAAGTGGGCCTCATCGAGGCGAATGCGGCCGAGACTACTGACTCCTTTTACACAATAGGGTTACCCGCCGGGGCCCTGATTGTACAGTCGAAGCGCGTTTGCTTCGTGACAACGGAGTTTCACGGACTATTCAAGAATGGAGGTATCGGCACTGCCAATACCGGGTTGGCGATTGAATTTGCTGAAGCCGGATGGGAGGTGACCGTCCTATTCATTGACTGCGACGATAATGGACCGCGAATCCGGTCGGAGCCGTTCGTTGATGTGGCGGCTAGGTATAGATCTATGGGGATCACACTCGACTATCTTCCTAGATATTCTGAGATATTTGAGCAGTTCCGTGACATCCGGCGGGTTTCCTATGCGATTTATAAATATGTTCGCGATAAGAATTACGGCGTGATTTATTTTAACGAATGCGGCGGGCAAGGCTTTTACACGGTCATGGCCGCAAAAGCGGGCGTCATGGCGGGCAATCCGAAAACCCTCGTCGTCACGCATGGCCCGAACGATTGGACCCATGAACTTAACTCCCAGCAATGGGCGCATTCGCAACTGGTCGTTCTCTCCTACATGGAGAAAAAATGCGTCGAGTATGCCGACTTCGTGGTCAGCCCCAGCGAGTATCTCCTTCACTGGATGAAGGCGCACGACTGGATATTGCCGAAGTCCCTCTACGTCGAGCAGAATATCGTGAGCGTGGCGGGACGACAGGCCGTCCTCCCCAACGCCGCTTCGTCCGGGCGATCGATTTCGGAAATCGTATTCTTCGGGCGCCAAGAGGTCCGAAAGGGCGTCGTGCTGTTTTGCGATGCGCTCGACCGGGCGATCGCTTCGGGAGTCAGTCTGGCGGGCGTGACGATCACGTTCCTGGGCAAGATCTGGAAGATCGGCGCGATGAACTCCGCCGCCTATATCTTGTCGAGAAGTACAAAATGGGGCACTAAAGTCCGCTTCCTCGCCGGTCTCGGCCAGATCGAGGCTAACGCGTATCTCGGCGGGGCCGGCCGTCTCGCCGTCATTCCCTCGCTCGCCGAGAACTCACCGTGCGTGGTGGCGGAATGTCTCCAATTGAGCATTCCCTTCATCGCCACCAGCACCGGCGGCACAGGCGAACTCGTCGCCGAGGAGGATCGGTCGCGCTGTCTCGTGCCACCGCAATCCGCGGCGCTGGCCGAGCGAATTGCGGCCTGTCTGAAAGACGGGCAGCAGCCTTCGCGGATGGCGATCGAGCAGCCACTTACGCGCCAGCGCTGGCGCGATTTCATGAAATTGTCGGAGGAAGCTCCGGCGAGGCTCGAAAAGGCCGAAGCGGGCTCCGCCCCGGGAGCGGCCGAGTCGGCCGATATCGAGTCCGACGGCGCGCCGAAGCCGCGTGTCTCCATCTGCCTCGTGCATTACGAAAGGCCGCACTTTCTCCAGCAAGCCTTCGAGTCGATCCTTGCCCAGACGTACCCGAACATCGAGCTCGTCGTCATCGACGACGGCAGCCAGCAGCCAAGGACGCTCGAGTATCTCCGCGAGATCGAAAAAGGAGAATGGGGCATACCGGTGAAAGTGGTGCGGCAGCACAACAAATATCTGGGTGCCGCAAGGAACACTGGCGTCCGCAACGCCTCTGGCGAGTATCTTCTGTTTGTCGACGACGACAACCTGCTGATGCCGCACGCCGTCAGCGATTTCATTCGTGCAGCGCAACGCTTCGGAGCCGACATCGTCACCGGGGTGCCCTACTCCTTTCATCACCGGCACAGGCCCGACCCCGAATTTGACGGCGAGATCCGAACCTTGCCCCTGGGCGGCTGCGCCGAGGTCGGGTTTTTTGAGAATTGCTACGGCGACGCGAACGCGCTCGTGAGTCGACGCGCGCACGAGATCGTCGGCGGCTTCCACGAGGTCCACGGCCAAGCGGTCGAGGATTGGGAATTCTTCGCCAAGGCGACGCTGAAGGGACTGAAGGTCGAGGTGCTGCCGAAGCCGACCTTCTGGTACCGGGTGCTGGAGAGCGGCATGTTCGTCAAGTCCGACCCGGTCGCCAACGCCAGACGCATCGCCAACGTCTATCTCGGCTACCCGATCCGCAACGTCGCGCGCATGCTCGAGCTGTCCTGGGAGATCGATCGAGAGCAGCGCTTCCGAATGCTTCAGATAGCCGCCCAGGAGGGCGAAACGCACGAAACGCTTGTCAGGCTCTCCGACGTCGACCCCGAATCCAAGGACGCCAAACAACTGCTGCTGCAATACATGGTCGAACAGCGGCGCGTGCAGGAGGCGCTCGACTTCGCGCTGCACAATGATGTCGCGCTGGTCGAAGACGTGACGGTGGCGGCGCGAGAGCAGATGGCGCGGGACGCGCGCGACGAACTCGACCGCTATCATGCGATCGTCAAAACCCGGCTCGACATCACCGATCATGTGCGGGGACGCGCCGAGGCACTTTTTGGGGTCGAGGGCCGTATCATCGACGCCGGTGGCGTCCTCGCCTTCACCGCTTCGTTCGACGCCGCGGTGGTCCGGGTCGAGAAAGTCTGCCCCAGCGGGGCCGAGGTCATCACCGCCAAATGCGCGGCGTCGGGTCAGTTCATGGGTTACGAAGCCTGCCTCGTCGTGTGCTCCTCCGGCGTCTCCGTCGATCTCGATGCGGGCGATCTCAGCGCGCACCCCGGGGTTTACGCCTCCGGCTGGACGGAAATGACGCCAAGCGGCGAGGTGAGTTTCCGTACGCCGATCGGTCGAGGGAGAGCGGACGAGCCGCACGACATTTTCCTTATCGCGCGCGGCCGGTCGGAAGCTTCTGGCGTTTGCGAGCTTGCTTGGCGTCAGTTCGAAGTCGAGATCGCGCATGTCGGGGCGAGCCAGAAAAGCGTGATCCGGCCGCGTTTCGCGCCGCGCCGGCTGTCGGAGCGGATCATCGCCGAAAAAGGCCAGCCGCTCACCCGAAGCGGCGTCGCGCCCGCAGACCTGAAATGGTTTGTACCTGGCTATCCGACTACCCTGCACCCTATTCACGAGGCTTTGGCGGCGATCCGCGTCCCACGCATCCTCCCCACTGGCGCACTCGGCGCGAGGGTCACCGTGTCGGTGGCCAACGAGAAGGCGCACCCGATCCTGTTCGGAGTGTGGATGCACCCGAATTCGCAACTGATCGCGGATGAGACGCAGCTTAGCGAGGCCGAGTTTTTCAGCGGTTGGCTGAAAGTAGTCGAGAAGAATGTGCACAAGTCGGTGCAGGTGGAGGCGCCCCAACCGCTTGTGGAACCTTACGACATTTATATAGGCTCCCGCGTCGTCGGGCAGCCGAACGTGTGGTTCTGCCATGCGCTGGTGCATGACGTGTCGGTGTTGGTGGAGACGAATTGA
- a CDS encoding IS6 family transposase, protein MQPVSYARHQFPPSVIQHAVWLYLRFQLSLRDVEDLLAERGLDVSYETIRRWVMKFGTAYAKRLKAGRPKPVGRWHLDEMFVSIGGRPMYLWRAVDAEGEVLDILVQRRRNKHAALKLLRKLLKTRGMSPDAIVTDKLRSYGAALRALGMQRRHVTGGRSNNRAENSHQPVRRRERAWLRFKNPGSTQRFLSAHAAVYNTFNVQRHLISRRTLRIFRATAFAQWSIVTSVA, encoded by the coding sequence ATGCAGCCTGTCTCGTACGCCCGTCACCAATTCCCGCCGAGCGTGATTCAGCACGCGGTGTGGCTCTATCTTCGTTTCCAGCTCAGTCTCAGGGACGTCGAAGATTTGTTGGCCGAACGCGGCCTGGACGTCAGCTACGAAACGATCCGTCGCTGGGTGATGAAGTTCGGTACGGCTTACGCGAAGCGGCTCAAGGCTGGACGCCCGAAACCGGTCGGACGGTGGCATCTCGACGAAATGTTCGTCTCGATTGGTGGTCGACCAATGTATCTGTGGCGCGCTGTGGATGCCGAAGGGGAAGTGCTGGACATCCTGGTCCAACGCCGCCGCAATAAGCATGCTGCGCTTAAACTTCTTCGCAAGTTGTTGAAAACGCGGGGAATGAGTCCCGACGCCATCGTGACGGACAAGCTGAGATCCTATGGGGCAGCACTTCGCGCGCTCGGCATGCAGCGACGACACGTAACTGGTGGCCGTTCGAACAATCGCGCCGAGAATTCACACCAGCCCGTGCGACGACGAGAGCGGGCGTGGCTGAGGTTCAAGAACCCGGGGTCAACCCAGCGCTTTCTGTCCGCTCACGCTGCCGTCTACAACACGTTCAACGTCCAACGCCATCTGATCTCGCGCCGAACCCTGCGTATCTTCCGTGCCACCGCCTTTGCTCAATGGAGCATCGTTACGAGCGTCGCGTGA
- the cyoD gene encoding cytochrome o ubiquinol oxidase subunit IV: protein MSDDDHLLYDRTPGVEQNEAGAGVLSYSVGLGLAILATIASFVVSQTDLLWAPGIAVGLIVLAFAQIGVHLVFFLHLGSGPDHTNNILALAFGLLIVFLVITGSCWIIANLNANMMPAPMH, encoded by the coding sequence ATGAGCGACGACGATCATTTGCTTTACGACCGGACGCCGGGGGTCGAGCAGAACGAGGCCGGTGCCGGCGTTCTTTCGTACAGCGTGGGGCTCGGCCTCGCGATCCTCGCGACGATCGCTTCGTTCGTCGTTTCGCAGACTGACCTTTTGTGGGCACCGGGCATTGCGGTGGGGCTGATCGTCCTCGCCTTCGCGCAGATCGGCGTTCACCTCGTCTTCTTCCTGCACCTGGGTAGCGGGCCCGATCACACGAACAATATTCTGGCGCTGGCCTTCGGCCTGCTCATTGTCTTTCTCGTCATCACCGGCTCCTGCTGGATCATCGCCAATCTCAACGCCAACATGATGCCCGCTCCGATGCATTGA
- the cyoC gene encoding cytochrome o ubiquinol oxidase subunit III, translating to MTTAALDTVGAVSAEHGGGFGHRPGDGPAPTRIVVAYGFWIFILSDIVMFSALFAAYAVLSGNTAGGPAGSELFNLRNVFIETMCLLFSSYTCGLGALSAERRQTSRFLLFAALTFVLGGAFLFIEISEFGGMVGAGAVPSRSAFLSAFFTLVGTHGAHVTLGLVWLVYLVAQVVAKGLRPAVLRRLLCFSLFWHALDIVWIGVMTLVYLMGAR from the coding sequence ATGACGACAGCGGCACTCGATACCGTCGGCGCCGTCTCCGCCGAGCACGGAGGGGGATTTGGTCACCGGCCGGGCGATGGGCCGGCCCCGACCCGCATCGTCGTCGCCTACGGGTTCTGGATCTTTATCCTCAGTGACATCGTCATGTTCTCGGCGCTGTTCGCAGCGTACGCGGTCCTGTCGGGCAACACCGCCGGCGGACCCGCCGGAAGCGAGCTGTTCAATCTTCGCAACGTCTTTATCGAGACGATGTGCCTGCTGTTCTCAAGCTATACGTGCGGGCTCGGGGCGTTGTCCGCCGAACGACGGCAGACGTCGCGCTTCCTCCTATTTGCCGCCCTCACGTTCGTCCTCGGCGGGGCCTTTCTCTTCATCGAGATTTCCGAATTCGGCGGGATGGTGGGCGCGGGCGCCGTACCATCGCGCAGCGCCTTCCTTTCTGCCTTCTTCACCCTCGTCGGCACCCACGGCGCGCATGTCACCCTCGGCCTCGTCTGGCTCGTTTATCTGGTGGCCCAGGTCGTCGCCAAGGGCCTGCGACCTGCCGTGCTGCGTCGCCTGCTATGCTTCAGCCTGTTCTGGCACGCGCTCGACATCGTCTGGATCGGAGTGATGACGCTGGTTTACCTGATGGGAGCCCGGTGA